AGTGTTTTTATAACCAGAAGAAGAAATGGTTTTACAACAAACACTGAAGTCTGAAAATACAAAGTACTGAAAACAAAAGAGAGCAGAAATATATTGGAGAGTCTGAAATATAAAACAACCGAATAGGAAGAGGTTTTAAACTACTGCACTAACAGTCGaccttttcttttccttttaacAACTTCGCTATAAAGCCATTCCTAGGCACAGAGCTTTCAGGATCTATCTCCATTGCGGTGCCATTTTTGTTGCTGTCTCCCCTCCATATTGTCTTGTTCCCAAGTTCTAGCTGAAGCTCCTGCGGTACTTCCTTTACCGGATGAACCGGTTCCTCCGCCATTAGATCAAACCCACGAGCCTCACCAGGAGATTTCTGATGCTCGTTGGTCTCTTTCCGTGCCAAGACAAGGTTCTGTTGAGAAGTCATTTTGGTCGTTTCTGGAGTTTGAAAAAACTCCACCAAACGAGTAGCAGCTTCTCTTTCTTCCATAACTTCCTTGGGGTCCTCTCCATTTATTCCATGTGGTAGTAGAATCAAAGCTCTAGCACATTCAGTCTCCAAGTCAGTGACAGCATCTTTCATTGTCTGATCATTAGGAGGACAAGATTGATCACGATATTCAGTCTGGTTCTTGATTTCTTCTCTTACGATCATTTTGACATGAGGAGCCACGTCGTTTTCTGGAGTCACAGGAACGACTTTCCCCCGTGAGAACACAAGACCTCGCAGTCTCGTGTCACTGTCTTTCACCTTAACATTGATGATGAACCCCGCCTCGCAAGATCTTTCGACCACACCAGAAACCGTCTTACCAACCAGATTAACATCCTCCTTTGGACTCCCTGGAGATCTTTTTTGTTGAGTCATGGTTGCATCTTTACGTGGACGGCCTCTCTTTCGCTTCGCCGAGAGATGATTAGCAACAGGAGGAGGTGAGCTTGTGGAGGCTAGGTTAAACGGATTCATTCTACAGAGCACaacaaatacaaaaacatgAGATTAATAAATAGCAAATCTCCATtacatattttatcaaaaaataaatctgcataaatttgagaaaaaataaataaatatacataacattCTAGGGTTTCATACAGTTTCAATctaattctcttttttttttttaactttaattcAATCTATTTTTACATGTAACTTCTACTGAATTATTGAACATGTTCAATACCAAATGAGAACTTAGTAGAAACACTTAGGatcaagagaagaagaacaatgaACTCTTTCAACTCAGAATATCAACCTCTGTATAAACTctgaataaaattttacttattAGACTAGATAATATATCAGATTATTttaccaaagaaaaaaatattagattattatttccaaataaatagtgaaaactaatcaaaataattttattcaattataAATATGAATCTAAAAATCAGAACGTTGATTCAGATAATGGAGAAAGAATAAGTCAAAGGTAAAAAAATACCCTACACGAAAATACGTATTTTGGAATTACAGGAGAGAACCTATTAGTGTTATATGATTACCTCTTGACCAAGCGACGTGAACCAACCGAAATAGTGGTTCGAAAGCCGAAGGGTAGGagaattatatgttttctcaAAATAAGATGATAAATGCAAGCATTTGAGTGTATTTTGATTATTCTTCTTCGGCTACCTCCTCccgttgcttcttcttcttcttctcttttaagTTTTGCTCTCTTGCGGTTTCTGTGGCGTTTGGTTTCGTACCTTCTCCTTCCGATATATAAGCAACTTAATGTGGGCTTTTATTGGGCTTTTTgtacttttatattttgtttatttttttcgaaCAATAAATctctatttaatttgattggttccTAATATCCTTTCTTTTTTCTGAGTTCATAATATCTTTTCTTTTGATGCCAAAAAGCAACTCACTACTTTTATGATTGTACTAAAGAAAATGCTATTTTGttactttcaaaaattacaattttataatTTGGTTGGAAAATTGACTACAAATCAATTAATTCAGtttttctcatcaataaagcaccatttttgtttttcttagtttgattttatattttaccacAAAAAAGTAATCTTCACCTATCTTATAAATATTACAGGTTAGAGACTGTAATcgttgacaaaaattaaataaatatcaaaagttTATACTTTAGGCATAATATTGACTAGATATAAAGTTAAATTTTCTAATTAATATAGCACTATAAATCATTAGTTTATACTAAGaacgtatttttatttattcttaaaATATCAGTAAATTTTcgtctaattaaaaaataatgatagATCTTagcaaaaacatatattttttaaaaaaataactaattatcgttttctcaaaaaaaatgattagATTCTAGATATCATTTGAATTGGATGTCACATTATCTAAGCAGCATTTTAGTAGCTTTAATAGCACTTCAACCGTCTCATTATAAATgttgttcaatttttttcaaaaaaaataaaaaaaaaaaatactacataGTTTAATGAAAGTTCTTTATAATTTGATATATCCCTTCCAtttcatttttctatataatactagtgtcggcccgccctacgggcgggaagtAATAACaaatttactttatattaatttatgaagtatttaaaaattattatagatttaaaaaatattataaaaacaaataatgaaataattatgagatcataataataaatatttcttttgaaTTAAAATGACAATAACCTTCACTATTCTTTGATAAATAgcattatattttaacatttattttagtttgaaatgtttagttttataatatatagtaatcattatttattattattagtaataaatttcTCATacttttaaactattttatttttattatatattttctagatTATTTTTTAAGCTTTTTCTGTTGATTTATTGAATTAAATTTGTGTAGCTTAAAATCTCTCCCATTTATTTTACACGTAACTTCTGTTCCACGTATATAGGTGGGAGATATTTGTCTTGGTGTATTGTCCTGggagaaatttaaaaattatatgcgATAGGTTCAATTCTCATAGATACTAATAGTCTCGACATTTATGCAAGGTTAATGTGATTTTCATGTTAGTTTTCTGCTGAAAAGGAAAGGAATATAGATAAATGCAATTACCATTAGGTCCCATTACttagtatgtaaaagaaatgGGAGAGATTACCACATCAAACAACAAAAAGACGTACATCTGTTTTAGCAGCTTATCAACAGAGTATATTAATGGTAAATGAATACAAAGCTTTTGATCTCATTAAAGAGCGTATACTTTGAATAAACTCTGGATTCTCTTCAGTGCCAGAGAAGATACGGAAGAAAGCAGATCCAAGACGGCGAGCTATGTCCCATGGCGTCCATTCCCGTATCAGTCTGTACATCTCCACATTGATAGCTCCCGGAGGATGACCCTTCAGCCTGTACACACATGAATTCGCCATTAAGTAAGCTACAAAGAGATCATCATATCAGAAAGCGTATTACTGCTCACCTCCTTGTACTTTGCCTCTGGTCTAACATCAAGAATCAAAAAGTTGTTCTCTTTCTGTAACCGCAGAGCTTCCTTCACGTCCACGCCTTTCACCTAACATCAAAAAGGTCAATAATCCAAACATTCTCTGTTACAATTTGATCATCGATTATTAGAGTAATTGATCAGACATAATGATGTGCGTGCATACCCTTTTCTCCAAAAGAAGCTCTCTATTCTGTCTCCAATCGACTTCAGCTAATCCCTCCAAAAAACACAACCAGCAAATCAAGGGGTTAATAATCTAATAACAAAGCTTGTGAAAGATACCAGCTTCAAAACCACAGTGGTGGAGTCAATGATAAGAACAGCACAATGAGGTACCTCTAATCATGTTCTTGATGAAATCAAGATGTCCATAAGCATCAATGACAGTACAATACTACTTAGTGGGCTCAAACTTCGGGAGAGCAATATCAATAGTGATACCCAACACCCAGACGTACTTGAAGGACCTCTTGTACATCTCAGCAGCTTCCTTGTCGAACCTTTCGATCACACACTTGTTAATACCACCATCTTCACTGCCGCCATTGTTGAACCAAGCAAGAATCGCCGAAACTGTGAGATTCTCCGAAGATCTGCCCGACACAGTCATATCTGATGGAGTCGTTATGGCTCTGGCCCTGTCTCCTGTAATTCACCATCATTAAAAAGATCAacagataaataaaaatagagagATCATGGAAGTTCACTATAAACATACTATCACAAAATCACAAACGATTTCTAAATAAATCTTTCAGACGATGATTAATCAAGATCTGAATAACATTTTCATAATGTTTAGTTTAAGAACACTATGAACATGAGTCTAATAACAAAAGAAGACTATGAACATAATCTTAAGAACACTTTGAACATGAGAATCATATACTTGAAGATATCTACAACACCGATTAGAGATTCTAAAATAGTGGAACTCGTTTTCAGGTGTAGGCAAGGATATAAGCTAATCTCGCTTGGATCGAGGAACTTTCGAGGAATTTCTTCTTGTGTGGTCGGAAAGAGAAGGGAGGATTGGTGAAGTGGATCGTCGGAACAGAGGATTTGTCACATTTCTGCCTTCCAAAACTCCAGGAGCCGCAGTTCGGCGGTGGTGCTGCAGTCATCGTCTTTGAAGCCAGAAAGAAGGAGAGAGAAGTTTGCCACTATACTCTGCGAAAGTTTTTGGTGTCAATATGATTGTGAGGAACAAAGTGATGAATTTCATGAAGACAAACTAAGCTATTTATAGCTCCAGAATCACCGACTGGAAGAAAACGGGAGATGCAATGAATGTGATATCGTGGAAGGAGTTgggggagatggagttaattgAGACCTTAATGACAACAAATCACTTTGAAGGCCGTAATGACGCTGAATCTGTAACGGTTTCGGTTGAGTAGAAAGCTAAACGACGCGAATGGAGAAAGGAAAAAAGAGATTCTTCATCATGATTTCAGTCATCCATCTTGAAACAACATTGATGGTGTGAAAGAACGCAGAAGAAGCTTCTTAGGTATCAGACATCGAGAAAGGACAGACACCCTAGACTGCAGTATGTAGACGATGAAGACAAAAGACCTTTTGGGCTTTAATTCTTAACATAACCATAAAGCCTACAAACTTTTATTACTTACCGTAAATGGAGCGCTGCGTTCTGGTTAAGTGGACACGTGGCGCGCTCAGAATCACCTACTTAATGATGTGGCGCGCTCTGGAGAGAAGAAACTCtcttttataataatagatagatacttattcatttattgttatatCTAAGAATTCATATAAGTTATACATGGTGTTaacatcttattatataaaacttggttcttcaaagttgctaattaacacgATTGTGACACAtggcaattatatatttaagattgtgacatgtatTAAACTATcttctaattaaaaatatataattagataaTAACAAAAACCCGATTTGTAAAAAAGtaactaaatattatttaataataattttcctttttaaaaatattaagcaAATAATTATATGATATTGATTTTCCTTTTAATATATCGACATATGTTAAAATCTCTcatgattaaatatatatatgttaagataataaatatgaaattttaaaattatttaatagtaagaATTAATTTCAAAAGTTATTTAGTTGCTTCTAGAAAATTTCCTTTTTACAAatcctaaaataaaatatttgtaaaataatatatttaatattaatttcccttttctaaaatcctaaagaaaagataattgtaaaatagGATTTTGTGACAAGtggcaattatatatttaaaattatgacATGTGTTAAACAATcttctaattaaaaatatatataattagataataacaaaaaaaaatatttgtaaaaaagtaactctaaatattatttaataataattttcctttctaaaaatattaagaaaataattatatgatagtgatttttcttttaatataccGACATGTGTTAAAATCTCCcatgattaaatatatatatatatcctaagATAATAAATacgaattttaaaaaatatttaatagtattttCAAAAGTTATTTAATAGTAGCTGTTTCtagaaaattacattttcacaaattgatatatggtgttttatacatcttgtatacatgcttttaaattggttttcaagtctttatcgagtctttctagttcttttggagtcattacaggtctggagttgcattggatgggagatggaccagctggaacaaaagaggcagaaaacaatgcaatttggtggttttcacgcagaacagtcagatagcggagcaacctgagtgactgttccgagtgagtgttccagcggcagagatttttaaggaaactacaatcattacgggatttagcctaattatccatattttctctcccagctgcctgtggctttgatatatcatattttctgtttctctttatcattctacgctattctagacagaagaaaaccattggagacttttgtgcttttggattgtaaagggagaaggctccatctctctcaccatagagaagattatcctgaaccctctTTCTATCTGTTTTATTATGCAGTTTCATTCAGGATCTATGTCTTTgattgcttgcatcatgattgagtaGTGATCTAGCTCGCCTAGGGTTTTTAGGGTGTTGAAATATgagctaaacatagataagctaTTTTTGATTATTCTTCATCCATACTATTCTTAAGGCTTTCATTAATCTGATCACTTGATGTTAGATCCTAAGTTTATcgcctagctaaccgcttaggagatagcTTGACATGtattgaatgagcttagtatccctaatcagcgaaagtagatattagagTAGTAAGTGAACTGATTGGACctgatctctaaggcttgcAGTCGTTTCTCATCTCAACGACAGTTAGATGATGGGATCGACCAGCAAAGAGATcaccaccacgacagtggggtgttccagctgagtgatccgagttctagaaagCACTGCATCgcgcttgaataattgtttggctctcgCTCAACACCCAATGAAATACCCTAGGCTAGCTTCTTGTTAAATTGAATCAAACTCTAGTTTACTTGTTTTCCGCGTCACCAATTGAATTGAAAACCATTTTCTTCTTAGCTTgatattgaaatttataatagtaaaatgtagactggtcctctggattgaatctaaaGTACTATAATCACAACTGTTAACTTGGCAGTAGCAAAGATTCATATTTAGTGTATCACAAAtcctaaaaataatatatttaatattaatttcccttttctaaaatcctaaagaaaagataattgtaaaatatgattttttttttgtgagcaTTGTAAAACATTatagtaatttttcttttaaaatttgtgaCGTATATTAAAATCTctcatgattatatatatatatatatatatatactaagataataaataagaaattttaaaattattttatagaaagaaTTAATTTCAAATGTTATTTAATAGTATATGTTTCTAGAAAATTTCCTTTTTACAAatcctaaaaaaatatttgtaaaataatatatttaatattattttcccttttctaaaattcaaaaagaaaagatcattgtaaaatatgattttttcagcattgtaaaatatgatagtaattttgcttttaaaattGTGACGTATATTAAAACCTCTcatgattaaatatatatatgctaagatgataaatacaaatttgaaatgATTTAATAGAAAGAATTAATTCCAAAATTTATTTAACAGTAGCTGCTTCTAGAAAATTTCCTTTTTACAAATCCTACgacaaatatttgtaaaataacatacttaatattaatttcccttttctaaaatcctaaagaaaagataattgaaaaatatatatttttgtcagcattgtaaaatatgatagtaatttttcttttaaaattgtgATGTATATCAAAATATCTCATGGTTAATAAATGTATaagataagataataaaaatgattttaaaaaagaagtaaGTTTAAAAATTACTTGGTAgtattttttactaaatttgtttctttttaaaaattctaaacaaaaattatttgtaaaataatctatctaataataattttccttttataaaaTCCTACAGAAATGataactataaaaaatatttgatagtaattGTCCTTTTCTAAAATTGTAAACATAGGAAAATTGTAAGAGAGtgtttaatagtaattttcctttcttcaaatcctaaacaaaaaaaaattgtagaataATTATTTCAGTATTCTTATGAATAATCAACTttactaattaaatattgaattttctgtttaaaaatcataaaccaaaaagAACTACAATTATTAACATCTGTATTTTGGATTAATCTCTCTCATATTTGGTCAGCAAACATAATAAGAGTAGAAGAAAAATAGTTGGCGAGTTTTTCTGCATGTTCTTTCGTATCTTTgtgtgatctttttttttgtcacatgtTGACGAAATAATTAGGTTTCCTGATCgtcacattttttttcttcttaaactgatgttgatttttttgtcataattgtCGTGCTGCTGTACGTTAGTTATTGCCACAATTCTACTTTCACGTTTGTACATATAGCCAAATAGATGTTATGCAATTATGTTGTTGTACAAAAATTAATGTGACTATGCTTATATGTGTTTGTTCTTATCGAAAATATAAATTGGTTATACTGTTGTAGCTAAGTTAATGTCAATGTCaatttatttatgaataattgACTTTTATATTTAGGTGAGTTTTTCTGTATGTACTTTCACATCTAAACTGATGTTCACATAATTTACTTTCTGAGATAGACAACAATTTTTTCTTGCAAAACAATGCAGCTCCTTTTGAATGCACTACAACGTCTATATACACAAGAATTATCTCATCTAAAAAGCAATGTTTactccaaaaaataaaaaatgaaacgtTGGTAAAGtgaataatatgttatttgtttaGACAGTGAGCAAAAAGAATATTTGTGTTCTGATAGTATTGGTAACGACAAAGAAGAAATTACAAATCAGCATATTCTGTATCCCACAGATTTTTAAATACGGTAAAATTTTCAGGGATTCCAAATCACAAAATTGATCTCAAAATAGATGTTCCAGTCATGTTATTAAGGCATTTAAATCAACGAAAAGAAATAATACTAATAACCAGCCTAGACAACATGATTACGGAAGCAGAAATCCTAACTGAGATCAATAATCAACAGATTCTTATTACCAAAATAAGTCTCTCACCAACAAATGCAAGATGGTCTCTCATGGACAATTGTATGCTTCACTATCAAATAGTCACTACAACTACATGACTTCAACATTCTTAAAGTAGACACAAAAAGTATCGACAATAGTGTTCTACAAAATATTGTATATCAAGAAATTTTCAATAATATCTGATATATAGAAAGAGGTTGTAGTCACATTATTGATGCTAAGGTAGGGTAGCATGAAACAAATGTGATGTTTATCAagcaatatattttatatttagctGAATATCTATCATACATATTTATTGGTGTCGTCTAACatcaattttgatttttttttcaattttcttacacaatataaataatatagatagtTTACACCAATCCTATATGTTTTAATTAActacaatattaaaaataatataaagtgaattatttacagaaaaaattaatatactattttaaaacacCATGATTATTGAAGTAGaaatactaatcaaaatttaCGAAGGAAAACtgattattatactaaaataagtCTTATACCAATATATACTAAAAAATTCAAGAACTAatgtgaaaaatatttttattctttttatgtttttcgtAACGttcaaacataaaataaaactcGTGCAAAACACGGTTCcatatctagttatcatataaATGAACTTTTTCTTATTAAGTTTCTAAAATCCTATTAGAAACAAAAAAGCGAAAATGATAATATCAAAATCCTACATTAGAAACTTTAGAAACTGACATCAGTTACGGGTTGCAACGATTCAAAcccaacacacacaaaaaagaaACTACTTTTAAGAATAAGAATAAATGAAGATTCTTCACGACGCTTTATCAAAGGGCATATGTAAGTCTTTGATCAACGGCGTAAAAACTGATTTGAGTTTAAATATCGAACGGTGACTTTTTGACATAATTGTCACAGACTAGTCAAATAATATACTGACGATACAACAAATAGAGAAAAACACAACAACAGCGAAgggaaaaatctataaaccagACGTCTGTGGTCGGGTGGTCAAGGCATTCCGTGGATTTTCAAGGAACCCGAGTTCGAATCTGCAGTACACCAGATTTTCACGCGCGTGGCCACCGGGATTTTCACGCACGTGGCCACCGGGATTTTCACGTTCTCTCCGGGGAAtggtttaccatttttttttttcttacagccTCCTTGTTGTTTTGGCACGTGATAGGAACGTGCCATGAACCACTTTCCGATCCCTGAATAAACAAGttctcaacaacaacaaaaacatttcatacacaaaagaaaaatacagaCAACGTAAGATTGTGAATAAACCTGGATCACAACCGCAAAAGAAGGTGGCATTTCAAGCTTTAGAGTTTTTTTCAGAAATGTATACCAAACCTGAACTAAAGCATAACCTGAAACTTACTTTTCAATACCGGTTCATGACAATATACTTCAAACAGAacgtaaatatttttaatttttaattatattttaattgatctATGAAATTTCTAGTTTTATTTTCctttgaaaattatttatcaCCAACTAATTATATATAAGCATGTAGCTTGTATGCTACATGTGCGTGAACCAACTGGAAAAGTTGATAGCTCACATGTAATACTTATATAGTCGAACAATATAAGTCTAACCATACAGTACGCCTGCTTATATATGTGAGTAATTGACCGGTTTTTGATAGATAGATCTAAAATCggggtcataaaaaaaaaataggaacaAAGGTTATGGTGGTCGCAAATTGTGTGCTTGTCGGTTTCCAGAAAATGTTTTCACGGCTTGGACATACAAGAATTTAGGCCGAAGGTTCTTTGGGTGCTAATTATAGAAGGTTAGATTGAACAAATGATTTTTGGGATGTTTTACTAGTAATGGGATGGGTTGTGACATATTTTGTTGTGTCATCATCAGGAAGAAGGGAATAAACATTGTTCTTACTGCGAGTGGTTTGATGAAGAAAAAGTTAATGGTTGGTCAAAGAAGACTTTACTTGAAACAAGAGATAAAACccatgagaagaagaaacagataAGTGAACTTAGTGTCACGGTCAATTTCCTTCGTATGGAATTGGAGCAGCAGAAGGTGGGAAAACCAGGTTGTAGTAATGGAGCTGAAGAGAACAAACGACTGGGTCGGTTTTTACTTTAATTTGGGTCAGGTAAATCAGTTTTAGAACTAACCAAACAACTAATCATACAATGTTACCATTTCTGACGTCCACGTGGCGATTTCTGACTAATTAAATTAAGCTAATGTTGTTGATCAGGGATAATAGTATGCATAACATATACTTCGTGTAGTTAAGTGGTCATTTCTTTACTTTACAAGGTCAGTCATGACCAATATTTAAGTAGCTGACTATCATTGTTcctaaaaataaagtaataaatgACTTCATTAATTACCATATTTATCAGTTAGCACGATCATTAATTGAATTTCTGACATTTGCTATTTTTATAAAGGCTCCAAATGTTACAAAATGCATGCACTGTAGTTAATAGTAACAAAATCTTTACATATCGttgtatatctatatttttttgttattattaaaactgcACCACAATTATTCCGTATGTTTCCATTCAAACCTTAAATCTCTCACAATTTTTCTTGAAATTCTCTTTTGGATGGATAAAGTAATGAAGTGTCTCCGACAAAAAATGCAATGCCTTTGCCTTTTATTCCcttctttttaatatatcatatgttagacaaatatttttgtttcaaattatgatgatgttttcattttcatgaCAAAAAATTGGTAagtcttatattatatttttatttataatctgTCATctattttattgattaaattattgttaattaCCTAGTTAAAAGTTGTGATCAAACCTAAagcatcccctatatattaatagataaacatttaaaaagttataacatgtagtttctactaattaaaaaattgtcATGCTGGGTTGTCACGTAATTGAAATGCTAATTTTGCTTGCGTGGCGGCTTGaaaatcaattgagaattttgttagtccgaaattaaattgctagggaatgttatattatatagtatatccattaagaattatttatttatcaaattgaaattgttatatattctttccttaaataaaacctacggaattatctaatgtgattaaaatatatatggcaattagtgattttatatactaaagatttgctaataatctgtatactttctatcatttttgtttaattatttattattaaaataaattacacagttacattaatcatataataaaaatttatatgttatattttgaatttatcaaaacgagtataaattactaaaactgttaaaagtctcacataaacttttgtgatcaaggtttaaatttttttctataataagatacaatgataataaaatcatatgaataaataattttactgtagggctttttttaaatatgacctaaaatttcaagtcaaacacaaaaataactcatgtttttttttaaacttttttttcctattcaccctagaagtttgagttattcacgaaaatgccattacattttttttccttttttttgtaaatgattattttaccttatcatcctcatcttcaccaagtatttacaatattgtcattaccatcaatacactaaccacc
The window above is part of the Brassica napus cultivar Da-Ae chromosome C3, Da-Ae, whole genome shotgun sequence genome. Proteins encoded here:
- the LOC106378905 gene encoding uncharacterized protein LOC106378905, whose product is MNPFNLASTSSPPPVANHLSAKRKRGRPRKDATMTQQKRSPGSPKEDVNLVGKTVSGVVERSCEAGFIINVKVKDSDTRLRGLVFSRGKVVPVTPENDVAPHVKMIVREEIKNQTEYRDQSCPPNDQTMKDAVTDLETECARALILLPHGINGEDPKEVMEEREAATRLVEFFQTPETTKMTSQQNLVLARKETNEHQKSPGEARGFDLMAEEPVHPVKEVPQELQLELGNKTIWRGDSNKNGTAMEIDPESSVPRNGFIAKLLKGKEKVDC
- the LOC106389939 gene encoding rhodanese-like domain-containing protein 14, chloroplastic, producing MIRAEVDWRQNRELLLEKRVKGVDVKEALRLQKENNFLILDVRPEAKYKEAEGSSSGSYQCGDVQTDTGMDAMGHSSPSWICFLPYLLWH